A single genomic interval of uncultured Pseudodesulfovibrio sp. harbors:
- a CDS encoding ATP-binding protein, with protein sequence MAAAKSSFKVPVKNLKWALDTKKLSFKTTDELEPQLDIIGQERGVEAFRFGMGMLKKGYNIFVTGEPGIGRLATVKKLLSELADKKEIPCDLCYVNNFKHPEAPLMLRFKKGEGGRFKKEMQEFLDTVKREAPQLFESEEYIARKNEIAEAHEKKVMSFYKAIEDQVKDTGLVVVRMQMGPIQRPDVVPLVDGEPKRMIEIEEMVEKGRFPRDEYERLRDKRIELKEEIDLIVHELKRLQKEIVKKHEEVDRLMFTALAQDFMKSLRESFNDEKVLAYLDSVLEHMGNELDSIKALGASPQQGPIPGLMFSGPSPEAVFRSYQVNLLVDNSELEGPPVIIESYPTYRNLFGSIERVMDRNGGWHTDYTKIKAGSFVRANGGYLVINLMDAIFEPGVWQTLKRALKTEQIEIETFDPYYFISATGLKPEPVDMEVKVVVLGSPYLYAMLKHYDEDVPKIFKVRADYESSMNLSDDLVLQVARFIRSESEKNELKSFDASGVGAVMEEAVRWAGRQEKISAAFPAVADLLSEADYFAGREKTKIVSAEHVKMAVDAKVYRSNQVEERIQEMIDRGSLFVDTEGEVVGQVNGLAVYSMGDYMFGKPTRITAVTSLGKEGIINIEREADMSGPTHNKGMLILSGYLRSRFAQDKPLSLAASIAFEQSYGGIDGDSASSTELYALLSSLSGKPLRQYIAVTGSVNQYGEVQPIGGVNEKIEGFYLCCKNSGLNGKQGVMIPHSNVKDLMLRDNVIEAVKSGKFHIWAVKTIDEGIEILTGIKAGSRGKTGRYPKNSINGLVDQQLKNLADQLVAFGKDEKENKKSSRKKTAAKKK encoded by the coding sequence ATGGCAGCTGCAAAGTCTTCTTTCAAGGTACCTGTGAAGAATCTCAAGTGGGCACTGGATACAAAAAAACTTTCATTCAAAACCACTGACGAGCTTGAACCTCAGTTGGATATTATCGGTCAGGAGCGTGGAGTCGAAGCCTTTCGTTTCGGCATGGGAATGCTCAAGAAAGGGTACAATATTTTCGTGACTGGCGAACCGGGGATCGGACGGTTGGCAACGGTCAAAAAATTATTGAGTGAATTGGCTGATAAAAAGGAGATTCCATGTGACCTTTGTTATGTGAATAATTTCAAGCACCCTGAAGCTCCCCTGATGCTCCGATTCAAGAAGGGTGAAGGAGGACGTTTCAAGAAGGAGATGCAGGAGTTTCTGGATACCGTGAAGCGTGAAGCTCCGCAGCTTTTTGAAAGTGAAGAATATATTGCCCGTAAAAACGAGATTGCAGAGGCTCACGAAAAGAAGGTTATGAGTTTTTACAAGGCCATTGAAGACCAGGTCAAGGATACCGGGTTGGTGGTCGTGCGGATGCAGATGGGACCTATACAGCGTCCTGATGTTGTCCCGCTGGTCGATGGCGAGCCTAAGCGAATGATTGAAATCGAGGAGATGGTGGAAAAGGGGCGTTTCCCCCGTGATGAATATGAACGCCTTCGTGACAAACGGATCGAGTTGAAGGAAGAGATTGATCTGATTGTTCATGAACTCAAGCGGTTGCAGAAGGAAATCGTCAAGAAACATGAAGAAGTCGACCGACTCATGTTTACTGCGCTTGCTCAGGATTTCATGAAATCCCTGAGAGAATCATTCAATGACGAGAAGGTGCTGGCCTATCTTGATTCCGTGCTGGAGCATATGGGTAACGAGCTTGACAGCATCAAGGCATTGGGAGCGTCTCCACAGCAGGGGCCTATTCCGGGACTGATGTTTTCCGGTCCGTCTCCGGAAGCGGTGTTTCGGTCGTATCAGGTCAATTTGCTTGTAGATAATTCCGAGCTTGAGGGGCCTCCTGTAATCATTGAATCGTATCCCACGTATCGGAACCTTTTCGGCAGCATTGAGCGTGTCATGGATCGAAACGGCGGGTGGCATACCGACTATACGAAAATCAAGGCAGGTTCGTTCGTCAGGGCGAATGGCGGGTATCTCGTCATCAATCTCATGGACGCCATATTCGAGCCGGGGGTCTGGCAGACCCTGAAGCGTGCCTTGAAGACCGAGCAGATAGAAATAGAGACTTTCGATCCGTACTATTTCATCAGCGCTACCGGTTTGAAGCCGGAGCCGGTTGATATGGAGGTGAAGGTCGTTGTTTTGGGTAGCCCGTATCTTTATGCGATGCTCAAGCATTATGACGAGGATGTTCCCAAGATATTCAAGGTGCGTGCTGATTATGAGTCCAGCATGAACTTGAGTGATGATCTGGTGTTGCAGGTGGCGCGGTTCATTCGGTCCGAGTCGGAAAAGAATGAGCTGAAATCCTTTGACGCAAGCGGTGTCGGAGCAGTCATGGAAGAGGCCGTCCGGTGGGCAGGTCGTCAGGAAAAGATATCCGCCGCGTTCCCGGCTGTGGCCGATCTTTTGAGTGAAGCGGATTATTTCGCCGGACGCGAAAAAACGAAAATCGTTTCAGCCGAGCATGTCAAAATGGCGGTGGACGCCAAGGTGTATCGTTCCAATCAGGTTGAGGAGCGAATTCAGGAGATGATTGATCGCGGCAGCCTGTTTGTGGATACCGAAGGTGAAGTCGTGGGTCAGGTCAACGGATTGGCTGTGTATTCCATGGGTGATTACATGTTCGGCAAGCCTACCCGGATTACGGCTGTGACTTCGCTTGGCAAGGAGGGCATCATAAATATCGAGCGTGAAGCGGATATGTCCGGTCCCACTCATAACAAGGGCATGCTCATTCTGTCCGGTTATCTGCGTAGCCGGTTTGCACAGGACAAGCCTTTGTCATTGGCAGCCAGCATTGCGTTCGAGCAGTCTTACGGCGGGATAGACGGCGATTCAGCCTCTTCCACCGAGTTGTATGCGCTTTTGTCGAGCCTTTCCGGCAAGCCGCTTCGCCAGTATATCGCAGTGACCGGTTCCGTGAACCAGTATGGCGAAGTACAGCCGATTGGCGGTGTGAATGAGAAGATTGAAGGTTTTTATTTATGTTGCAAAAATAGCGGATTGAATGGAAAACAGGGAGTGATGATTCCGCATTCCAACGTCAAGGATCTCATGTTGCGGGATAATGTCATTGAAGCGGTCAAGTCCGGAAAATTCCATATATGGGCCGTGAAGACTATTGACGAAGGCATTGAGATATTGACAGGTATCAAGGCTGGAAGTCGAGGGAAGACTGGGCGTTATCCAAAGAACTCCATCAATGGCCTGGTTGACCAGCAGTTGAAGAATCTTGCCGATCAGCTCGTTGCTTTTGGCAAGGATGAAAAAGAAAACAAGAAGTCTTCCCGGAAAAAAACTGCCGCAAAAAAGAAGTAG
- a CDS encoding ABC transporter ATP-binding protein, with the protein MLTIEDLHVNIGDKQVLDGINLQINEGETFILFGPNGSGKTSLLMTLMGFGGYEITKGKIFFKGEDITDAPMYERARLGIGMSFQRPPTIHGLRTRHLVELCSRKGKVNADLLADTVNMTDFLDRDINSGFSGGEIKRSELLQLMAQQPDLVLFDEPESGVDMENMQLVGKVARDVLDGNFDVTPDLSLKQRKEQASTAGLIITHTGYILDYVNADRGQVLYQGHLCCEGRPRDILDHIREHGYKECVRCMN; encoded by the coding sequence ATGCTGACCATTGAAGACTTGCATGTCAATATCGGGGATAAACAAGTACTGGATGGAATCAACCTCCAGATCAATGAAGGGGAGACCTTTATCCTCTTCGGGCCCAACGGTTCCGGCAAGACGTCGCTGCTTATGACCTTGATGGGGTTTGGCGGATACGAAATCACCAAGGGCAAAATCTTTTTCAAGGGCGAAGATATTACCGACGCTCCCATGTACGAGCGCGCTCGACTCGGAATCGGCATGTCGTTTCAGCGTCCGCCGACCATTCACGGGCTGCGTACCCGGCATCTGGTCGAGCTTTGTTCCCGCAAAGGGAAAGTGAATGCTGATCTTTTGGCCGATACGGTCAATATGACCGATTTTCTTGATCGTGATATCAACTCCGGATTTTCCGGTGGTGAAATCAAGCGTTCGGAGTTGTTGCAGCTCATGGCGCAACAGCCTGATTTGGTTCTTTTCGATGAGCCTGAATCCGGTGTAGACATGGAAAACATGCAGTTGGTCGGCAAGGTCGCTCGCGACGTGCTCGACGGCAATTTCGATGTGACTCCGGACCTGAGCCTGAAGCAACGCAAGGAACAGGCCAGCACCGCAGGGCTTATCATTACCCATACCGGATACATTCTTGATTATGTCAATGCCGACCGTGGGCAGGTGCTCTATCAGGGCCACCTGTGCTGTGAAGGCCGTCCCAGAGACATTCTGGATCACATCCGCGAGCACGGCTACAAAGAGTGCGTGCGCTGCATGAACTAG
- a CDS encoding flagellin produces the protein MALSESQKTFILDYSTRLLQQDILTNSLFGSSSVGRDLRSLVLGDARTATTFTNPFEQAISGTLRADAGATRQASRNVGEAASMMGVARTDMATIVDALNDMEDIIDKIDTGELDGSSAVVQADYDALKEKITGTISNSDFNGIALLDGTKWGTSQIDANGNVFIQSSKEGGFNITFHNVEAENWAGLDKTKLELPADRADQLALVQSLQSDMNAILDVYEGKEDSLKSQELHLQSQSQILDKAAQLRMPESGTADLEKLIADLVAKNLGDIINTVG, from the coding sequence ATGGCACTTTCAGAAAGCCAGAAAACTTTTATACTGGATTATTCCACACGCCTGCTGCAACAGGATATTCTGACGAACTCTCTTTTTGGAAGTTCCAGCGTTGGCAGGGATTTGCGTAGCCTTGTGCTTGGGGATGCCCGTACTGCCACCACTTTTACGAATCCTTTTGAGCAGGCCATCAGCGGGACGTTGCGGGCTGATGCCGGTGCTACGCGTCAGGCGAGTCGTAATGTGGGCGAGGCTGCGTCCATGATGGGCGTTGCGCGAACCGATATGGCGACCATCGTTGATGCACTCAATGACATGGAAGATATTATCGATAAAATCGATACGGGTGAGTTGGATGGTTCCAGCGCTGTTGTTCAGGCGGACTATGACGCCTTGAAGGAAAAGATTACCGGGACGATTTCCAATTCCGATTTTAACGGGATCGCTCTTTTGGACGGCACAAAGTGGGGGACGAGCCAGATTGACGCCAATGGAAATGTCTTTATCCAGTCAAGCAAGGAAGGCGGTTTCAATATCACATTTCACAATGTCGAAGCGGAGAACTGGGCCGGACTGGATAAAACCAAGCTCGAACTTCCGGCAGACAGGGCCGATCAGTTGGCGCTTGTCCAGAGCCTCCAATCGGACATGAATGCGATTCTGGATGTCTATGAAGGCAAGGAGGACAGTCTCAAATCTCAGGAATTGCACCTGCAAAGCCAGTCGCAGATACTCGACAAGGCCGCGCAGTTACGCATGCCTGAATCAGGAACAGCGGATTTAGAAAAGCTGATTGCCGATCTCGTCGCCAAGAACCTTGGAGATATTATCAATACGGTCGGATGA
- a CDS encoding Hsp20/alpha crystallin family protein yields MADLKRWSRDEITRMRKEMDRLFDDLCTDFDLPVMFCRIAGDLDLREEGDVLVARLELGNIKPDDVHVTVMGHRLIISAESVTDTVGHRKTHTFRKEIGLPCLIRPEGVKAVFDDGVLEVRLFKCSAR; encoded by the coding sequence ATGGCTGATTTAAAGCGCTGGAGTCGGGATGAGATTACCCGAATGCGAAAAGAAATGGATAGGCTGTTTGATGACTTGTGCACGGATTTCGATTTACCTGTCATGTTTTGCCGGATTGCCGGAGATCTCGATCTTCGGGAAGAGGGGGATGTGCTTGTTGCCCGTTTGGAGTTGGGGAATATAAAACCGGATGACGTGCATGTGACTGTAATGGGGCATCGTCTGATTATTTCGGCCGAGTCGGTAACCGATACTGTCGGACATCGAAAGACGCATACCTTTCGCAAGGAAATCGGCTTGCCGTGCCTTATTCGGCCAGAGGGAGTCAAGGCGGTGTTTGATGACGGGGTGCTGGAAGTTCGATTGTTCAAATGCTCTGCTCGATAG
- a CDS encoding DUF493 family protein has translation MNDKHEQFKQVLDDHHQWPCPYAFKFIVPTENLPLFQKTFPEAELHTRESKTGKYTSVTMESNMCSSKEVMAVYEKAAEIPGIMSL, from the coding sequence ATGAACGACAAACATGAACAATTCAAGCAAGTACTGGACGACCATCATCAGTGGCCATGCCCGTATGCATTCAAATTCATTGTTCCTACTGAAAATCTTCCCCTTTTTCAGAAAACATTTCCTGAAGCCGAGCTCCATACCCGCGAATCAAAAACCGGAAAATACACCAGCGTCACCATGGAATCCAACATGTGTTCCAGCAAGGAAGTCATGGCTGTTTACGAAAAGGCTGCGGAGATTCCCGGCATCATGTCCTTGTAA
- the ilvN gene encoding acetolactate synthase small subunit, translated as MCKHTVLELSVNNHPGVMSHICGLFARRAYNVEGIACMPINGGGKSRIWLLVNADERLDQMIKQVDKLHDVLGVDRHDGGHEVFEKMTEFVS; from the coding sequence ATGTGTAAGCATACTGTTCTTGAATTGTCCGTGAACAACCATCCCGGCGTGATGTCGCATATTTGCGGCCTGTTTGCGCGTAGGGCGTACAATGTTGAAGGCATTGCCTGTATGCCGATCAATGGTGGCGGGAAAAGCCGTATATGGCTTCTGGTGAATGCTGATGAAAGGCTGGATCAAATGATCAAGCAGGTGGACAAGCTGCATGATGTCCTTGGGGTGGACAGGCATGACGGTGGACACGAAGTGTTTGAAAAAATGACAGAATTTGTCAGTTGA
- a CDS encoding Smr/MutS family protein, with amino-acid sequence MSKKKRIKSLSDLASLGPKKEKKDAYALPYKKKASPKQTEEEAAPPPDEEIFMAAMQGVKQINSPGGRQVTPQPAPKATATPLEDDAENDLKRFMRGDVEFELEYTDEFMYGYVRGLDIKTFQQLKAGSLSVAAHLDLHGMTSDQAHESLLFFIRESYLQGHRCVLVVTGRGINSPGGQSILRRETETWLTRDPLKRVTLAFCTAQPKDGGAGAIYVLLRKQKKTQGKISWDKVFNWDEKPE; translated from the coding sequence ATGAGCAAAAAGAAACGTATAAAGAGCTTGAGCGACCTTGCATCACTTGGACCGAAAAAAGAAAAGAAGGATGCCTACGCCCTGCCGTACAAAAAGAAGGCATCTCCCAAGCAGACAGAAGAAGAGGCCGCACCTCCACCGGATGAAGAAATCTTCATGGCCGCAATGCAGGGGGTTAAACAGATAAATTCTCCCGGCGGAAGGCAGGTCACCCCGCAGCCCGCTCCCAAGGCGACAGCCACACCTCTGGAAGATGACGCTGAAAACGACCTCAAACGCTTCATGCGTGGCGATGTGGAGTTTGAACTCGAGTACACCGATGAATTCATGTACGGCTATGTTCGCGGGCTGGACATCAAGACATTTCAGCAACTCAAGGCGGGCAGCCTGAGCGTCGCGGCCCATCTCGACCTCCATGGAATGACTTCAGATCAGGCCCACGAGAGCCTGCTGTTTTTCATTCGTGAAAGTTACCTTCAGGGGCATCGATGCGTGCTGGTCGTCACCGGGCGCGGCATCAACTCCCCCGGAGGCCAGAGCATACTCAGGCGAGAAACTGAGACATGGCTGACCCGTGACCCGCTCAAGCGCGTTACTCTCGCATTCTGCACCGCACAACCCAAGGACGGGGGAGCCGGTGCGATTTACGTACTGCTCCGAAAACAAAAAAAGACCCAGGGAAAAATCTCCTGGGACAAAGTGTTCAACTGGGATGAAAAACCGGAATAA
- a CDS encoding EAL domain-containing protein, whose translation MSNTVDILVVDDERINLKLIEGILKGGDVNPISVSSGPEALHEVEKHDFAVALLDVMMPGMDGFELAEALRSSDLTSGIPIIFITAISKEQRHVFRGYELGAVDYLFKPVEPEVLRGKVGIFADLHRKKRSLEETTRRLESTVKALEESRQALQGSEERYRMVADYNHDWESWIDPEGTSIYVSPSCERICGYPPQRFLDDSGFFQRIIHRDDLPAWKHYMLSDSPTDESLDLRIHHANARIKWVNLVKHNVRGENGSAMGVRTSMRDVTSRKRMEAQLKHSSLHDPLTGLPNRVLLLDRISQAIERSTRTEKYFGVLFVNIDRFQAVNDLYGHTMGDRILVAMGGRLVQTVRPVDTVARFGGDEFVVLVEDMVRKTDVRELVKLVQKSLDEPFTFDGIDFSVSVSLGLEIGRNGQAATQENLVHNAQLAMYKAKRLGKNRSVEYSSKMREGLVDILAIESDVRRGLRNGEFEAYYQPIVNLADGTLYGFEALARWNHPERGLVGPGEFIPVAEETGLIVELGVQILEQACSALSAWRNRYPQADDLTISVNISAKQFGEATLVGDVKNIIEATSVPPDRLKLEITETVVMLDAVESSTRLNLLKALGILLSIDDFGTGYSSMSYLQKFPMDQLKVDLSFVRQMEKAPENIEIIRAIVNMAHSLRLRVVAEGIETERQRDLLYSLQCDYGQGYLYSKPLRGADAEELLKKN comes from the coding sequence ATGAGTAATACTGTAGATATACTTGTAGTCGATGATGAACGTATCAATCTCAAGCTGATTGAAGGTATTCTGAAGGGAGGGGATGTCAATCCCATTTCGGTCTCTTCTGGACCTGAAGCTCTGCATGAGGTGGAAAAGCATGATTTTGCCGTAGCGCTTCTTGATGTGATGATGCCGGGAATGGACGGTTTCGAGCTGGCTGAAGCCTTGCGGAGTTCTGATTTGACGAGTGGAATTCCGATCATTTTCATTACTGCCATCAGCAAAGAGCAACGACACGTTTTTCGTGGCTATGAACTCGGTGCGGTTGATTATCTTTTCAAGCCTGTCGAGCCGGAAGTCCTTCGAGGAAAAGTCGGTATTTTTGCGGATCTTCATAGAAAGAAGCGCTCCCTTGAAGAGACGACACGTCGTCTTGAGTCGACAGTCAAGGCGCTTGAGGAGTCTCGGCAAGCTCTTCAGGGGTCGGAAGAGCGTTATCGGATGGTGGCTGATTACAATCATGACTGGGAGAGCTGGATTGATCCCGAAGGGACGTCCATTTATGTTTCTCCTTCGTGCGAACGAATCTGCGGATATCCCCCGCAACGTTTTCTTGATGACAGTGGTTTTTTCCAGCGGATCATTCACCGTGATGATCTGCCTGCCTGGAAACATTATATGCTTTCGGATTCTCCTACCGACGAGAGTCTTGATTTGCGTATCCACCATGCGAATGCCAGAATCAAGTGGGTCAATCTAGTCAAGCATAATGTCAGAGGCGAGAACGGAAGTGCCATGGGTGTACGCACCAGTATGCGGGACGTGACAAGCCGTAAACGCATGGAGGCGCAACTGAAACACAGTTCCCTTCATGATCCGCTTACCGGATTGCCCAACAGGGTGCTTCTGCTTGATCGAATCAGTCAGGCCATTGAAAGATCCACGAGAACGGAAAAGTATTTTGGTGTTTTGTTTGTAAATATAGACCGTTTTCAGGCCGTTAATGATCTTTATGGCCACACCATGGGCGATCGGATTTTGGTCGCCATGGGAGGACGGTTGGTGCAGACTGTGCGGCCTGTCGATACGGTTGCCCGTTTTGGTGGTGATGAATTCGTTGTCCTTGTTGAAGATATGGTTCGAAAGACGGATGTGCGTGAGCTGGTCAAGCTGGTACAGAAGTCACTTGATGAGCCGTTTACTTTTGACGGTATCGATTTCAGTGTTTCAGTCAGTCTGGGGCTTGAAATAGGCAGGAACGGTCAAGCTGCCACTCAGGAAAATCTGGTTCATAATGCTCAGTTGGCCATGTACAAAGCCAAGAGGCTGGGAAAGAATCGCAGTGTGGAATACTCCTCCAAGATGCGTGAGGGACTTGTTGATATTCTTGCCATTGAAAGTGACGTGAGGCGTGGCCTTCGTAATGGCGAGTTTGAAGCATATTACCAGCCCATAGTTAATCTTGCGGATGGGACTCTCTATGGATTTGAGGCTCTTGCTCGGTGGAACCATCCTGAGCGCGGCCTGGTAGGCCCTGGTGAATTCATTCCTGTCGCAGAGGAAACCGGACTTATTGTGGAACTCGGTGTTCAGATTCTCGAGCAGGCATGTTCTGCTTTGAGTGCTTGGCGAAACAGGTACCCGCAGGCCGATGATTTGACCATCTCCGTTAATATCTCTGCCAAACAGTTTGGTGAAGCCACGCTTGTCGGCGATGTGAAGAATATCATTGAAGCTACCAGTGTTCCTCCTGACAGGCTGAAACTTGAGATCACCGAAACGGTCGTCATGCTGGATGCCGTGGAATCCTCGACCCGGTTGAACTTGCTGAAGGCTTTGGGGATCCTGTTGTCTATTGATGATTTCGGCACGGGATATTCTTCAATGAGTTATTTGCAGAAATTCCCCATGGACCAGTTGAAGGTGGATTTGAGTTTTGTTCGACAGATGGAAAAGGCACCAGAGAATATCGAAATCATTCGTGCCATCGTCAACATGGCGCACAGTCTCAGGCTTCGAGTGGTTGCTGAAGGAATTGAAACCGAGCGGCAGCGTGATCTGCTTTATTCCTTGCAATGTGATTACGGACAGGGCTATCTCTACTCGAAACCGCTTCGCGGCGCTGATGCCGAGGAGCTTCTTAAAAAAAATTGA
- the ilvB gene encoding acetolactate synthase large subunit — MELSGAEIIIKLLERQGIETIAGIPGGANLPLYDALSQSEQIRHVLTRHEQGAGFIAQGMARVTGEPAVFFATSGPGATNTLTAIADAKLDSIPVICITGQVPLSMIGTDAFQEVDTYGLSVPITKHNYLVRSVEELLRVIPEAFSVAASGRPGPVVIDVPKDVQCAMMEIDSWPEPGMREEGPELIDAEVRRAATMINRAKKPILYLGGGVIQSGSANEALSLAEKGSIPSALTLMGLGVVPHDHPLNLGMLGMHAARYTNMALEKCDLLVAVGVRFDDRATGKVAEFCPDAKIIHVDIDPSELDKIKTSHASITGDVADSLKALLPQIEKAERTEWLHEISQLKKSNPMVVEGAEDPVSPYGVVLKTAELAEDDAIVCTDVGQHQMRTAQVYPFEHPRQWLTSGGLGTMGFGMPAAIGAALAAPDRQVICFSGDGSIMMNIQDLATAMENNVNVKIVLTNNNALGLVRQQQDLFYGKRYFASNYEYAVDFVKIADGFGMRTYDLGLSENPAETLAEALAFDGPAFIHVPLSPDEPVYPMVPPGAANSEMIGGKADV; from the coding sequence ATGGAACTCAGTGGCGCGGAAATTATTATCAAATTACTCGAAAGGCAGGGGATTGAGACTATTGCCGGTATACCCGGTGGTGCGAATTTGCCTCTTTATGACGCATTGTCTCAGAGTGAACAGATTCGACATGTCTTGACCAGACATGAGCAGGGGGCTGGATTCATAGCTCAGGGGATGGCACGGGTTACTGGGGAACCTGCTGTTTTCTTTGCAACTTCAGGTCCGGGAGCAACCAACACGCTGACTGCCATTGCTGACGCGAAGCTCGATTCCATCCCTGTCATCTGCATCACCGGGCAGGTCCCTTTGAGCATGATCGGGACTGATGCCTTTCAGGAAGTCGATACCTACGGATTAAGTGTTCCTATTACCAAGCATAATTATCTTGTGCGCTCTGTCGAGGAACTGCTGCGTGTCATTCCCGAGGCGTTCAGCGTTGCGGCTTCCGGCCGTCCCGGACCTGTCGTGATTGACGTTCCCAAAGACGTGCAGTGTGCGATGATGGAAATTGATTCCTGGCCCGAACCGGGGATGCGTGAAGAAGGCCCTGAGTTGATTGACGCTGAGGTGCGTCGGGCCGCAACCATGATAAACCGGGCAAAGAAGCCCATTTTGTACCTTGGTGGCGGTGTGATTCAGTCCGGTTCAGCCAATGAGGCTCTTTCGCTTGCCGAGAAAGGTTCCATCCCTTCCGCATTGACGCTCATGGGGCTGGGGGTTGTCCCTCACGATCATCCGTTGAATCTCGGGATGCTTGGCATGCACGCAGCGAGATATACCAATATGGCTCTTGAGAAATGTGATTTGCTGGTTGCGGTCGGCGTTCGTTTCGATGACCGGGCAACGGGTAAAGTCGCGGAATTTTGTCCTGACGCAAAAATCATTCATGTCGATATTGATCCGAGCGAGTTGGACAAGATCAAGACGAGCCACGCTTCCATTACTGGTGATGTTGCTGATTCCCTCAAGGCTCTGCTGCCTCAGATCGAGAAGGCTGAACGCACTGAATGGTTGCATGAAATCAGTCAATTGAAGAAATCCAATCCTATGGTTGTCGAAGGAGCCGAGGACCCGGTTTCGCCATATGGTGTTGTTTTGAAAACGGCTGAGTTGGCCGAGGACGACGCCATCGTGTGTACTGACGTCGGGCAGCACCAGATGCGTACGGCGCAGGTATATCCTTTTGAGCATCCGCGTCAGTGGCTGACGTCTGGCGGTCTCGGAACCATGGGATTCGGCATGCCTGCCGCGATCGGGGCCGCGCTTGCCGCACCGGACAGACAGGTGATCTGTTTCAGTGGAGACGGTTCCATCATGATGAATATTCAGGATCTTGCAACCGCTATGGAAAACAATGTCAACGTCAAGATTGTCCTGACGAACAACAACGCGCTGGGATTGGTGCGGCAGCAGCAGGATTTGTTCTATGGCAAGCGGTATTTTGCTTCCAATTATGAATATGCTGTTGATTTCGTGAAGATTGCCGATGGGTTCGGAATGCGTACCTATGATTTGGGTCTGAGTGAAAATCCGGCTGAAACCCTTGCCGAGGCCCTTGCTTTTGATGGGCCGGCATTCATTCATGTGCCTTTGAGTCCTGATGAGCCTGTGTATCCGATGGTTCCTCCCGGAGCTGCGAATTCCGAAATGATCGGAGGGAAAGCCGATGTGTAA
- a CDS encoding chemotaxis protein CheW, protein MSDETLKDINQFLTFTLGKEIFALDIGTVREVLELTSITKIPRTPEFMRGVINLRGHAVPVVDMRLKLGMSKGEDTVDTCIIIVEIEFDGEFTVMGALVDSVREVFEMTPDTIEPAPKMGAAINAEYIRGMGRQNEQFIIIIDINKIFSAEELAMAKEMAGAGGSPEQLPTEDAASATISL, encoded by the coding sequence ATGTCAGATGAAACGTTGAAAGACATTAACCAGTTTCTGACCTTTACCCTTGGTAAGGAAATTTTTGCTTTGGATATTGGTACGGTCAGGGAAGTCCTTGAATTGACTTCGATTACCAAGATCCCCCGTACTCCGGAGTTCATGCGTGGAGTGATCAATCTTCGCGGTCATGCCGTGCCGGTTGTCGATATGCGCCTCAAGCTGGGCATGTCCAAGGGCGAAGATACCGTCGATACTTGTATCATTATCGTTGAGATCGAATTCGACGGCGAATTTACCGTGATGGGTGCTTTGGTTGATTCCGTGCGTGAAGTCTTTGAAATGACACCTGACACCATTGAGCCTGCTCCCAAGATGGGTGCCGCGATCAATGCCGAGTACATCCGCGGTATGGGCCGTCAGAACGAGCAGTTCATTATTATCATCGATATCAACAAGATTTTCTCCGCCGAAGAGCTGGCCATGGCCAAGGAGATGGCCGGAGCCGGTGGTAGCCCTGAGCAGCTTCCGACAGAGGATGCGGCTTCAGCAACCATTTCGCTTTAA